tctcaaaaaatatatatatcagtttCTCTTCACTCCtcgatttttttttaaggtgctTAAATTCTGGTTTCTAGGTGCCCAACCTAGAAACCAGAATTTAAGCCTTATTTGGGTtgagcacagtagctcacacctgtaatcccaacactttgggagactgagtgggtggatcagttgaggccaggagttcaaaaccagcctggccaacatggcaaaaccccatctctactaaaaatacaaaaatcagctgggtgtgttggtgggtgcctgtaatcccagctactcaaggctgaagcagaagaatagcttgaacccaggaggtggaggttgcggtgagccaagatcatgccactgcactctaatctgaacaacagagcgagacgtcatctcaataaataaacagctaggcacggtggctcacacctgtaatcccagcactttgggagcccgaggtgggcagatcacctgaggtcgggagttcaagaccagcctgaccaacatggagaaatcccgtctctactaaaaatacaaaattagctgggcgtggtggcgcatgcccgtagtgccagctacttgggaggctgaggcaggagaatcgcttgaacccaggaggcggaggttgtgatgaagcaagatcatgccattgcactccagcctgggcaacaagagtgaaactccgtctcaatcgatcaatcaatcaatcaatcaaccaatAAACCAACCAACCTTATTTGTAACTCCAAAACCGAGTTCTTAACCATGATGCTATTATGCGTCCGACAGTACATGAGGTGTCccgatttttgttttattatggtCACCATAATAATTACAGACGTTATAAGCCACctctgatcattttttaaaagaggaagcTCTAAAATAATAGTTATCAGTCCCACCAGTTGCCCGGGGTGCTTTGTTGCGAGAAGGGGGTGGGGATTGGGAGTATACTAAGTCTCTGGGAATTGGGTCCCATGGTCTGCCCTTGGGGTTGGCTTAGCTTTCTCTGAAGAGATTAGTGAGCCCTCTAAGTCCACCACGCTAGGAGACAAGGACTTTTGGTAAGAACTGCTCAAGGGCCAAGAGTATGCTCTGGGACCAAATGAGAAAAGCCCCTTACCCGAGGCTAATTTTCTTACAACTTCATTCCTTACAGTATGCAGCTGACCCCCAGGATAAGCACTGGCTGGCTGAGCAGCATCACATGCGGGCAACAGGGGGCAAGATGGTAAGCATTATTCATTTGTGCCACTGCCAGTGACCCACCCCACCTGGGAACCAGGATTTTGGCTGTGGGTGACAGCCTACCTCCAAATCTGACTTCCAAAGCCTCACCAATGTGTGAGAAGAGAGACTTATAAGGCCTATTTCTTCATGCTGAAGAGCAAATTGTAATCTTCAGGTTCCCTTCCCTATCCCTAGGTCTCCCTTCCACCCCCTCACACTTTTACCTCATGCCTCCAAGATCACATATTTGGGTATTATTAGCTGTCCATAGGAATAGCAGGTGTAAGACACACAGTACTACTTTTTCCCACTACTGCACCCACTGACAGATTTCACTCATTGATCACTCTTCCACCAGACACAGCTATAGAATCTTTTCTCAACACAGTACTCGAGGCAGCAACCCTTGTCAGTAGGAGTTAGCAATGAAATGTGTTTGCACACTTGGCAGCCCCTTCCAGATTTACCTCTACTTAAAGAGTTCTCAGATCATATGAAACAGCAACCTTAGGAAAATCATCATTGCATGTGTTCAAAAACTATTGTTGAGGGCTTTGTCCATCACATACAATGTCCCCCACCTGAGGACTCACTCACTCCCACCGCAGGTACTGCTCCTTTTAGAATCTAAGTGCCTTACAAACTGATATGCCATCTCCTTTCTGGCAGTGAGAgctaccttttattttattttactactcTATTTATGCCTATGCTTTACTTCAAAAAAGATTTCAGGTAAGCTCCATGCACATAAAATGCAACATTACATAAATAAGAAATAGGTggtagggggtgggggcaggaccTAAAATTAAGCCACCAGTAAaagtagttctttaaaaaaaaaaaaaaaaaaagtgttttttatatTGCTGACCTGGGAGACCTGTGCACTTCTACAGATGTTGGCAAATTCAGCTGTAGGCCCCACTCATGGACGCCTGATCTGTTATGGTTCATAGTGCCCATAAGATGTAGACAAATTACTCAAGGAATACACAATTATTCCTGACCCTAACATTAGAAAGTCTCCCACAGAAGACTTTCTAATATGATGAACATCTCTTCCTATATGTTAAGTTCACAAAAGGGCCCTCACCCACTGTAGACCGAGGCATTGTGACAAAGCATTTCTACAGGCCCCAGTACAATACAGGCCAATTACTAGACAGCAGAGCAATTTATCATGTTTTCCATTTTGCCGCAAAGTTCAAAACCAAGTTATCTTTGTCCTCAGAGGGAGCACATGGTTTCCTCTTCCTGATTTcctgtttccatgtatattttgCTGGCtttcttgccattttgttatAACCCACCTTGGGTCCTTTCGTATACTTGATCTTAACCAAAAGGTGTAGGAGCAATGGTggatcccttttttttcttttttcttttttttttttttcttaattttcaccACACCATTCAAGAGAGAAATGGgtccttttttaaaagagaaggcTATAAATAAGTCACCAGTCCCTACTCTCCCATCCATGAAGCATCTACTGTAGTAAAAGATTGTCTCAAGGAACCATTCCCATCCCTCCCCACTTAACTCTTCCGTACTAAATTGTAAACCGCATCCCCCGCTTCCACCTAGTAGCAGGCCTTACATTAAGCAGATGTTTAATGAAGTGTTACTGAGTTGGAGTGAAATGAATCAGGCAATGACCACTCTCCCttgctcctgcctcaggcctaCCTCCTCATCGAGGAGGACATCCGGGACCTTGCGGCCAGTGATGATTACAGGTAAAACCAGTGGGTCTCctgccccttctcctctccctgcctccaaATAGCCCCTAGAATGAGGCAGGGCCTACATCCTCACTTCCCCCAACTTCTCTCTTCAATATCTGTTCCAGAGGATGCCTGGATCTGAAGCTAGAGGAATTGAAATCCTTTGTCCTACCCTCCTGGATGGTGGAGAAGATGAGAAAGTATATGGAGACACTACGGACAGAGAATGAGCATCGTGCTGTTGAAGCACCTCCACAGACCTGAGGCCGGGTCCCCTGGCCACACTTGGCAGCCCTCCTCCAAAGCCCTCTTCCTCACGTGGCTGAGGCCACCGCTGGGACTGCTCCTAGATGGATCTCAGCGGCATTAAGCTGTGCCTGAGCGAGTTTGTAGTGACTCACTGCACAGCACCCCCAGACTAGCATGTGGTTCTATATTTGTAAAGTTATTGGGATAAGAAACAATTAAACAGTTTGTAGTAAACACAGATGGTGAACCTGCTGTGCCCTCTACCTTGCGGGAATTGACAGAACATCAAGGGCTCTAGAAGTGGGTGTAGGAAAAAAGGACGAGATAACCCTCACCCATAACAGTATAGAGCCAGGCTTGATAAGACCAACCTGGGAGCACCGTGTACCCTGCCCGTCTTCCCTTTGCCCATTTGTAGTTTCCTTACCCAGCTAATGTAAGGACATGGCAGAATGCGATGGAGTTTGATGACAGATCATATGAAAAATAGAGTTGGCTTTTAttgctcccattttacaggttaAGATACTAAAGGACCCGCCCCAAGGTTACACACTACCCACTGGGGAGGTAGGATATACAGGATATGAACCTGTGttgttggggtttttgtttgtttgaagacagtcttgctctgttgcccaggctagagtgcagcctctggctcaagcgattctcccgcctcagcctcgccagtagctgggactacaggctcgtgccacctcaccagccttttttttttcttttttttctttttttttttttttcttttaagtagagacaggtctccctatcctgttgctcaggctggtctcgaactcttgggttcaagtgatcctcctgcctgggccttccaaagtgttcgggattacagacgtgagccactgcgaccggcctGAACcaatgttgccttttttttttttctgtcatctcTGCGGAGATGTATGGACCTGTTTTCTAATAGGGAGCCTGCTGCTCTGGCCATCAGCCTTTAGTTTTTCCCCTCGCTGGGATTTTCAGATACTTAGGACGTAGCAAAGGTGCCCAGGCGATTATAATGGTGGGAAGGTACCAGTGCTGCAGGATTGGAGGCACTCCCTGCCCGAGGGAAATTGGATCAAGGCTGGGCGTGCCGAGTGTTCCCACGCGGAGTAAGACGTGTAGCCAGAAGGAGGGGTTCATCCCACGTGGACGTTTTCTTGGCCCTTTAATGGTTAGCGTTTTCCAAAGGCCACCAATTCGCTACGGATTCGTTAGTTAATGGCAGCATCGTCTACCAATCGGTTGTCAGAAGCGGGATCCTGCCGCCCAATAGCGGCGCGCCAGTGGGTAGGTCTAGCAGTGGAGCAGCAATAGAGCGCTCCGGAGCGTCCCATTGGCTGGATCAAACCCAAGCGAGCCACTGATTGGTCGACGCCCCCAGAGGGTTACAATTCAAACGCGGGCGGGCGGGCCCGCAGTCCTGCAGTTGCAGTCGTGTTCTCCGAGTTCCTGTCTCTCTGCCAACGCCGCCCGGATGGCTTCCCAAAACCGCGACCCTGCCGCCACTAGCGTCGCCGCCGCCCGTAAAGGAGCTGAGCCGAGCGGGGGCGCCGCCCGGGGTCCAGTGGGCAAAAGGTGAGTGATGCGGCGTACCACTCGCCGGGCCTGCCATGCCCTAGGCATTGGTACCCAGAGCAAAGATTTCTAGGACCACCCCCCGCCGCCACCTCCTGGAGCGGGAGATCTGCGGGTGCAGGAGAACACACCAGGAGCTCGGGGCCTGGCATTCCCCTGGGCATGGGTGTCGAGGGCGGAGACTTCCGGAACTCCCACCTCATTGCGCGGGTGAGATTCGAGAGATGGGGGACAGGCCAGGAGCTCAGACCGCTCTTTGAGACTCTCCCGAAGGAGAATGGGAGGGTGGGGGCGCTGCCAGGCTCCTTCCCGGGTGGGCCTAGATGAAGACGCTCAAGGACCCTCGTGACTTGGCCGAGACAGGGGAAGGGAGAAGTTGAGTCGGGCAAGGAAGAGATGCTAAAGCCTGGGGAATTAAGAACATGCCAGAATCATCCCGAGGGAGTCTGGAATTAGGGAGGGTGAGGACTCGCTAGGATCGTCCTGTGGATCTGGTGAGTGTACCCTGAGCTGAGCCTGACCTTGGTGATGTGGGGAGCCTCCATGACGGCTCCCCCTGAGATTCAGTTGGGAGAAGATGCACCGTCTGGAGGCCTGGCCCATCCAGACTCCCAGATAACCCCGAATACTCTTTTTTCAGGCTACAGCAGGAGCTGATGACCCTCATGGTGAGTGATTAAGTGCCCAGAACCCCAGCCTTCCATCCAATTTTCAGTAGCCTCCTTTCTTCCGTCAGCTTTTTTGCTAGACATAGGGGTAATGTAATTTGCTCCCTCCTGGGAAAGAAGTTCATACACCCCACCTACACCATTTCTTCCAGCAGTCCCTCCTCCCAATTCCATCCCCCCACACGAAGTTATCTCTAGAACACTTCCCTGAAGTCATACAAGACCCTCCCTATCCAGTGTGTCCCTACATCCTAGCCCCAACCAAGCTTTACCCACACCCAACTCCCCGCCCTTCTTGGTATTTCTAGCCTATGAATTTGGTTGCTTTATTTTGGATCAGAGTGATGAGATTAaggggaggctgggcgcggtagctcacgccttataatcccaacactttggagggctaaggtgggcggatcacttgaggtcaggagttcgagaccagcctggccaacattgcaaaaccctgtctctactaaaaatacaaaaattatccaggcatggtggtgcatgcctgtaatttcagctactcgggaggctgaggcacaagaatcatttgaaccgtggagacagaggttgcggtgagccgagcgcaccactgcactctagcctgagtgacagacagagtgtgtgtgtgtgtgtgtctgtctctgtctctctctctctctatatatatatacatgtaaatatatattttttagtagagatggcataaCCCCatctatatctcatatatatacacatatatgtgtgtgtgtgtatatatatatatatatatatatatatatatatatatatatataattaagggGAAAGCTCACCCACTGACCTTTGCTATGCCCAAAAGTGTACTCCACATTCCAGCAAATGTGTTTTCTCCCCAGATGTCTGGCGATAAAGGGATTTCTGCCTTCCCTGAATCAGACAACCTTTTCAAATGGGTAGGGACCATCCATGGAGCAGCTGGAACAGTAAGTGTAGGGCTGGGATGGGTGAGTGAGTCTGGGGAAAGGTGGGAGGTGAGATCCAAGTGCGAGCTCTGCTTCAAGCCTTTGGCGGAGCAAGACACTCCTCCTGTGACTGTTCACATTCTCTGAGCTGTGTGGCCTTGTTCTTTCCCTCTGTGCAGTAAAGGGTGGGTTTAAAGCAGGGCTGCCTATTTTAGATGTTTACATGGGGACAGACAGCAAGGAAATGGATGAAGTGAGGACTTTGGCCAATAGGGCACAGATCTCAAGAAGGCAGCTTCCCATTGCTGCAGATCAGGTTTAAGATGAGTCAGAAGTCCAAATCTGTGCCAAATCTAATTTTTACGTATTAGCAACTAATATTCTAATTGAACTAAAGCACAGGATGCCAATTTACAATCCTTAGACCAAAGAGTCACTGATGTCTCCACCAGATAAGAGGAAAGCatcaggctaggcatggtggctcacacctgtaatctcagcactttgggaggctgaggcaggcagatcacatgagctcaggagtttgagactggcctgggcaacatggtgaaaccctgtctctaaaataaaaactaaactaaaaaaactttttaaaaaggcagtggGGAGCATCAGAACCAGCTCAACAGTTTGTCTACTGTCCGGTCCCAGAGAAACTCAAGATTCTAGCAAGCCCCTTGTGTGGGGCTTGGGTTGGGACATGAGGCTGCTGCTGGAGCTTACTCTGCAACTGTTTCTCCAAATGCCAGGTATATGAAGACCTGAGGTATAAGCTCTCGCTAGAGTTCCCCAGTGGCTACCCTTACAATGCGCCCACAGTGAAGTTCCTCACGCCCTGCTATCACCCCAACGTGGACACCCAGGGTAACATATGCCTGGACATCCTGAAGGAAAAGTGGTCTGCCCTGTATGACGTCAGGACCATTCTGCTCTCCATCCAGAGCCTTCTAGGAGGTGACTTTAGAGACCACCCCTCCCCTCCATGCAACTTGGGAACCTGTCAGGACTCCCTGGGGTCAGCCTCTTCTACCCCCTtgaccttctctttctctccacccaCAGAACCCAACATTGATAGTCCCTTGAACACGCATGCTGCCGAGCTCTGGAAAAACCCCACAGGTGAGTCCTCAGTCCTTGAGCCCAGGGTGATCCCTCCCCCAACCTTCAAAGGCTCCCTCAAACAAAACGAGCCCAGTGACTTGGGACCGGGTTGGTTGGGGCAGGGTGGAGTGTTGGCAGCAACCCACTTCTGCTTCTGCCCCAGTGCTCCTATTTGCTATAAAATAGCAATTGTTTTACAGCAGAATAAAAATGTTTGGCGATAAATAATTTTGGGAAATTATTGgtgagaccaaggcaggaggatagcttgaggccaggaattcagtaGAGTGCCTTGCCTGTGCCCTCCAGTCTCACCGGAAGCAAGCCCTTCCAGGAGAGCTGCCTAGATGGGCAGTGCAGGGAGAATGCCGGGCTGGGAAACCagcccctcctccacctcctccgaCCTTTGCATCCCTGGTCCAGCTGCCTCTTGCCCACCTTAATTcatcctgggccaggcacagtggctcatgcctgtaatcctagcacttggggaggccgaggtgggtggatcacatgaggtcaggagtttgagaccagcctggccaacatggtgaaaccctgtctctactaaatacaaaaaaaattaaccgggtatggtggtaggcacctgtagtcccagctactcaggaggctgaggcaagagaatcacttgaatctaggaagcagaggttgcagtgagcagacatcatactattgcactccagcttggtcaacagagtgagactccatctcaaaaataataaatagtaaagaTTAACTCATCCTGTCTCCATCACTCACTGAGAACTGCCTGTTCTCTTCCAGCTTTTAAGAAGTACCTGCAAGAAACCTACTCAAAGCAGGTCACCAGCCAGGAGCCCTGACCCAGGCTTCCCAGCCTGTCCTTGTGTCgtctttttagtttttccttaGATGGTCTGTCCTTTTTGTGATTTCTGTATAGGACTCTTTATCTTGAGctgtggtatttttgttttgtttttgtcttttaaattaagcCTCGGTTGAGCCCTtgtatattaaataaatgcatttttgtccttttttagaCAAGTTGTTGCGTTGTAATTTCACTAGGGTTGGAGGTACTCAGGGTAGGCAGAGGTGGAACTTAAGGATGTGGGGCCAAGCAGTGGGGTAACAAAGATTTATTCCCTTGTACCTTATTTTATGACTGCATCtgtttcttctataaaatgagtGTCACAATAATGCCTCCTGTCTATGGAGTCGGTGATGTGTACCAGCAATGTTAGTGAATGTTGGAGCTCCCTCAGCTGTGTTGCAGATGAGGCTGAGCCAGACCTTAGGCTGAAACCTACTCCTATAGCTGTAGAAGGAACAAgcgtgtgtgttgggggggggaTTCCAACACACAGCCACCCATGTTCTGTCCTGAAGAAGAATGCTTAGGTCACCCTAAGCAGGTCCAGGGCCTGGGGAGACAGCCAGGAAAAAAGCCCCTTCCCTGGCAGGACTCAGGTCTGAGCTCTGGTCTCCAGACTCTAGCCCAGGTCCCCTGTGGAGCTCCACCTCCAAGGGGGCACAGTCACCTCCTGCTGCATATCCCCCAGGGAGCCCCCCAGCCCCTTGGGCTGCCTCTTTCCCCTGGCCTGATGAAGGCTCCAGTCTTTGAGCCCCTAGGAGGAAATACCCCTGCTGACCAGCTGGGTCCCCACAAGGGTCGGCAGGTGGAAGAGTAGGTTGAAGTGATAGGGCCCCCACAAAGCCCTTCAGGAAGATCTCCAAGGTAGATAAGCAGCATCCAGATGTGCTCCAACCTTGCACCCAACTCCTTCAGGTCTGTTAGTAGCTGGCTGGTTGTGCAAGCCTGAAGCGGGAGGGGTTTGGGATTGGAAGTTGGGTCCCTTCATGTCTATAATTGTGCTCTTAGGTCTCTCCTCTTGGGTTTTTTCTTAATCTAACATTCATACAAATACACTTCGGATCTTGTTAAATTAAAATCTTTTCTGTAGGTGTTAAGTGGAGCCTAAGATCcagtctgtttatttattttggtttctaaATAGTTTCCAAGTGATGTCATTGCTGCATTCTGCTTAAGAACAAAATTTAGAGCAATGTTCTTAGAATGTGGTccttccagcagcagcagcatcacccaGAACTTGTTAGGCAAATTCTTGACCCCAAACTGCCCTCCAGGTTCTGAAGTTCTCCCAAGGTTGAAAATCACTAGGGTAGCGGATACTGGAGAAAACCAGAGCTCAGAACCTGGCACTAAATTAGTCAATATATGCTGgccagggccgggtgtggtggctcactgcctgtaatcctagcactttgggagacggaggcaggaggattgattgctTGAACttaagaattcaagaccagtctgggcaacacagtgagacccccatctcaaataataaattttaaaagaaaaataaataaatcctggccgggcctggtggttcaCATCAGCCATCTCaacatcttgggaggccaaggtgggaggatcacttggggccagaaaTTCAAGGTTATAGTAAGCTtatcactccagcctaggcagcagagtaagaccttatctctaaaagaAATGTTTCGAATGCTAACTGTGGTGGATGTGTTTTCATCTGCCATGTGGTCCTTGGTCACGGTGTTTGGTACCCTAGATGGCCACATGGCCTGCCTTGGGCCAGTCACAGGTCTAAACTGTAGTTCAGATTCAACTGGTGTTGTCTGGAATTAATCACTGGGAGAGAGTAAAGTTATTTTACTAATGGGGTTGCTAAAAGAGAAGGGAGTCAGTCTCAGCTGCTGGGGGAGCCCGCTGCAGACGGAAGAAAGCCAAGTAGAGACAAACAGCTGGGAGTTGGAGAGATGACATTAACTGAGACTCTGGCCTCCAGTTCATGCTTTGCCATCCCAGTTCGATGAACTAACAAATCCCTTTTTGGTTTAAGTCCGTTTGATTTAGATTTCTGGCACTTGCAACAAAAAGAAGCCTGGTCAGGAAGTATTTGAATTTCTGGTTATTATGATTCCCGTTTTATTGAATTCCTACAAGATAAAGGCCCTCTGCTTGGGGCTGGGGACAAAACAGGGAAAATAACACAGCTCTGCCCTTAAAGAGGCTGGAGTTTGGGGGACAGACAGGCCCATCAACAGCGGGGACTGCGGAATAAGTGCCATACAGCCCAGTGATTAAGCTCAGAccagtctgggcgcggtggctcatgcctgtaatcccagcactttgggaggccaaagcgggtggatcacctgaggtcaggagtttgagaccagcctgaccaacatagtgaaaccccgtttctactaaaaatacaaaaaattggccaggcatggtggcgagtgcctgtaatcccagctactcgggaggctgaggcaggagaatcgcttgaacctgggaggcggagattgcagtgagccgagatcgtccattgcactccagtctaggcaagaagagcaagactccatctcaaaaaaaaaaaagaaaaaagaaaaagaaaaagaaaagcttagtCCAGGTAAGCAGAACTGTTTCAGGATCCTGGCTCCACCTCCATGTTGCCCGTAATGTAGGCAGTTACATTT
This window of the Gorilla gorilla gorilla isolate KB3781 chromosome 21, NHGRI_mGorGor1-v2.1_pri, whole genome shotgun sequence genome carries:
- the UBE2C gene encoding ubiquitin-conjugating enzyme E2 C isoform X2, producing the protein MASQNRDPAATSVAAARKGAEPSGGAARGPVGKRLQQELMTLMMSGDKGISAFPESDNLFKWVGTIHGAAGTAVGSIRTSSTVCLLSGPRETQDSSKPLVWGLGWDMRLLLELTLQLFLQMPEPNIDSPLNTHAAELWKNPTAFKKYLQETYSKQVTSQEP
- the UBE2C gene encoding ubiquitin-conjugating enzyme E2 C isoform X1; this translates as MASQNRDPAATSVAAARKGAEPSGGAARGPVGKRLQQELMTLMMSGDKGISAFPESDNLFKWVGTIHGAAGTVYEDLRYKLSLEFPSGYPYNAPTVKFLTPCYHPNVDTQGNICLDILKEKWSALYDVRTILLSIQSLLGEPNIDSPLNTHAAELWKNPTAFKKYLQETYSKQVTSQEP